ACGATCTGCACGCCCAACCACAGCCACCACGCGATCGCATCAGCGTTCCTCGACCACGGCATCGACGTGATCTGCGACAAGCCGCTGACCACGACGGTGGACGACGCGCTCGACCTGGTCGGCCGGCAGCGCCACACTGGCCTGGTCTTTGCGGTGACCTACAACTACACCGGGTATGTGATGGTCCGCCACGCCCGGGACCTGCTGGCGAGCGGCGATCTCGGGCCGGTGCGGCTGGTGCAGGTCGAGTTCGCCTCGGGATGGGCGGCCACGCTGCTGGAAGCCCAGGATCATCGGCAGGCGTCCTGGCGGACCGACCCCGCCAGCGCCGGAGCGTCCAGCGTCGTCGCCGACCTGGGCACCCACGCGCAGCACCTCGCGGAGTTCGTGACCGGCCTGCGTGTGCGGACCGTCTCCGCTGAGCTGTCGACGCTGGTGCCGGGCCGCGCAGTCGACGACAACGCCCACGTCATGCTGCGCCTCCCCGGCGCCGTCCGCGGGCTGTTGTGGGTGACGATGGCGGCCGCGGGGCAGTTGCACGGGCTGCGCCTGCGTGTCTTCGCCGAGCGCGGCGGGCTGGAGTGGGCCCAGGAGTGGCCGAACGAGCTGATCGTGCGACCGCTCGAGGGTCCGCACCGGATCATCGCGCGCGGCTCACCGGAGATGCTGCCTGCGGCGGCACGCGCGTCACGGATGTGGGCCGGCCACCCCGAGGGGTTCGCCGCGGCATTCGGCACGATCTACAACGACGCCTGGTCGGCCATCGTCGCGCGTCGCGAAGGGTCCGACCCTGACGCAGCGGCCCCGGACCTGCCGACGGTCATCGACGGCGCCCGCGGCGTGCGGTTCGTCGACGCCGTCGTGCGCTCACACCGGCGCGACGGCGCCTGGGTCGACGTCCCCGCCGACCTCGACGGCACCGGAGCATCAGAGGACGCATGACGGACCAGATCGGTGTGGGCGTGATCGGCATGGGGTGGATGGGCGAGGTCCACAGCCGCTCGTACGGGCGCTGCCGGACAGGTACCCCGATGATCCACCGGCTCGGCTGATCGTGTGCGCCGACCCGGTCGAGCAGCGCGCGGCCGCTGCCGAGCGGCGTTTCGGGTTCGAGCGCTCGACCTCCGACTGGCGTGACGTGGTCGCGGACCCGTCGGTCGACGTCGTCAACATCGCAGCACCGAACGCTCTGCACCGCGAGATCTGCGTCGCGGCGCTGGAAGCCGGCAAGCACGTGTTCTGTGAGAAGCCGGTCGGACGCTTTCCGCGGGACACGATCGACATCGCCGCGGCCGCGCGTGACGTCGGCGTGTGCACCTTCGTCGGCTACAACTACCCGGTGGGCGCCCGTCGTGCAGTACGCGCTGGGCCTGCTCCGTGACGGGCGGCTGGGGACCATCACCCACTACC
This Euzebyales bacterium DNA region includes the following protein-coding sequences:
- a CDS encoding Gfo/Idh/MocA family oxidoreductase, which gives rise to TICTPNHSHHAIASAFLDHGIDVICDKPLTTTVDDALDLVGRQRHTGLVFAVTYNYTGYVMVRHARDLLASGDLGPVRLVQVEFASGWAATLLEAQDHRQASWRTDPASAGASSVVADLGTHAQHLAEFVTGLRVRTVSAELSTLVPGRAVDDNAHVMLRLPGAVRGLLWVTMAAAGQLHGLRLRVFAERGGLEWAQEWPNELIVRPLEGPHRIIARGSPEMLPAAARASRMWAGHPEGFAAAFGTIYNDAWSAIVARREGSDPDAAAPDLPTVIDGARGVRFVDAVVRSHRRDGAWVDVPADLDGTGASEDA
- a CDS encoding Gfo/Idh/MocA family oxidoreductase — protein: MCADPVEQRAAAAERRFGFERSTSDWRDVVADPSVDVVNIAAPNALHREICVAALEAGKHVFCEKPVGRFPRDTIDIAAAARDVGVCTFVGYNYPVGARRAVRAGPAP